A stretch of DNA from Phaenicophaeus curvirostris isolate KB17595 chromosome 21, BPBGC_Pcur_1.0, whole genome shotgun sequence:
GCCCATACAAATCTAAGTCTTCACTAAGTCTTACAAACATAGTTCTCACttgcttttctgcagctctcTGGCTTCTGCTCATCTTTAGGCTGAAGTTCAAGGTCTGGACCCATTTGGGAATAgtcaatattttatttgctgttggGAATTTTGACCGGCATCTCAGAGGATGCAAAGGTCACACTGAGAAACATCTGCTTCATTAGCAAAAGGGATCGGCCCGTTCCCTGGCCTGCCTGCTCACAAGGAAAAAGTGCAGCCGAGGAGTGAACTCCAGCCTGTCCCCTGAGTGCTGTTACCAGCCGTAGGCTTGTCTTCCTTGAGCAATCAAATTAGATAGATTTCAGTACCCAGAGTGGTCTCTCTGGTTCTCGAAGCCACGCATGCAATTAAAACTGGTCTCATTAAGAGACAGCTGAGCCTGGGCTGTGCTGTCACCACCGCTCACACCAGGCAGCGTTCTGCGCAGCATGGGAATGGGAACTGCATGGGAACGGGGACTGCACGGGAACGGGGACTTCTTTGTTTTACTTGGATTGTCTGGTGCTTACTGGGCTTTACCAGTGGCTTCTGCAAAGGGCTTCTTGGCACCTCTGCTCAAGTGAAATGGAGCAACCAAAACGGGAGCTGGCTGGCGGCCAGCCTGGCAGATGGTCTTGCGTGGGTAGCATGGGGGGCAGGCGCTTGCCTGGAGCCCATTTATTGAGGGAAGGAGCCCTGTGCAGGAAAGCCAAGGGGCCAAAGCGCTGCTGTCAGGATCCTTCTGGCCCCACTGCTCCCTCGCtgccagccccactgctccCTCGCTGCCGGCCCCACTGCTCCCTCGCtgccagccccactgctccctcgctgccagccccagcacagGATCCCGTGAGACTTCACAGGCGGGCGCGTGGGGAGCAGACGGGTTACGAGTGCGAGTCTGCTCCACTGTTTCCCACCCTGTCTGAGGTCTGCACACAATGGGCAGTGTGGGGTTTGACTGCCTGCCCCCCATGCAGGAACCcactgcagggatgctgggacTTAGTGGGTTCCCTGCCAAAGCACCACAGCACCAGGTCAGCTCTTCTATCTGCTCCCACAGCAGTGGGACCTGCTGAGTTACTCACATGGAGTTTATCAGGGCTTTACTCTAGGGACAGCAGTAACGTGAACCAGGGTATCATAGTGCTGCATCAAGCCTTTCCCTGGACTTCAGGATGAACAGAGGGGTTTTATTCTCCCCTTTGTCCTTACCTTGGCTTATACAAAACCTCACACGTTCTCACGGTGAGTGTCTAATGAAGACGCTCGAACATCCCCATGTCACTCCTGAGCACTGGTGTGGTGTGGAGCAGTGCAATACTCAGTATTGGGATTTtatcagctttcctgtagggcTGGACCTGGCAGGAGTTGCTGAAACATTCCTGGGGAAAAGTAGTTGCTCCCGCAGGATGCAGAGCTGGTGGTTTAGTGAAGGTGCTCCCACCTTTGCTGAGAATCCTCCAAGCTTTGCTGCCAgtgtaaaagcagagaaaacccGAGAAATGAGAGAGCCCTCAGTGTGTTCAGGAGGGGGAAGTCTGTTTGGCTTTGTGGCGCAAGGAGAGATGCCAAGTCCTGTGAGGGAAACTAAGCACCTGCCTGAAAACCTAGACATCTGGGGacagtggaggaggaagagatcACATTGAGTTCCAGGGGACCTGGATCTGTTCTTAATGGAGCCACTAATGGCCTCAGGGACTTTTCACAGGTCACTATTCCCTGCTACTGCCTTCATTTCCTCAGCTGTAAATATGAGAAGCTGCAGCAAGGCCAGCCAGCTTGGGAAGGTCTTGCGAGATTCGAGTGATCAATGACCATCAGGCCTTGAAGATCTGAGGTGGAAGGCACAATCGAGATGCAAAGCTACAGCTAATATTGACTGACAGAACTGGTTTTTTACTCTTTGGTTGAGCAGTGGTTCCAAGATGTGTTGGTCCCCAGCCtgcaagcagctctgcagacacAGGGAGGTCTCAGAGGACCTGAGGAATCTGCTGGGTCTAGGTCTTGAGGGGACCAGGAATCTGCTGTCAGGGAGCCACACACAAGACCTGGCTTTACATTTACACAGGACTGTCAAAATGGGTGGCTCTAGTGTTCAGTTTCCAGTGACATTGGAGCGAATCCTGCCACGAAGATGTCCTGGGATCAGTCAGGGTTTGGAATATGATCCTAACACTCTGGAGTCCCGTTCTGCTGCCCTGTTCTCAGCACCCAGTTGAGCTGCCACATGGCAGCCCGACATGAAAACTGGACTGGTGCCCACTTAGACCCGCAGCTGGGCAGAGCCTGATGGATACAGGGCACAGAGCACCTTCAAGGTGCTGATAGGCCAGCGGTGCTCCACAATCTGTCACCAGagctccatccctgccatgTCCAGGTTGAGGGCAGAGCCAGGTCCGTGGTGGCTGGGGTCACCACAGCAGCGAGGCCCCACCAGAGGTTTGGGGCCCAAGGCTGTTCTCCCCACGGGGATCAGGCCTCCCGAAGGCTGAGAGTCCCTTCCAAGGGGTTGGGGTCCCTCCCAAGACCATTCCCCCCAGGGAGATCAGGCCTCTCCAAGGTCATGGGTCCCTCCCCAAGGCTGGGGGTTCTCTCCCAGAGGATCAGGCCCTCCCAGGGCCATTCTCCCAAAGGGATCAGACAGAACCCCTAAGGCCATGAGTCCCTCCCAAGCGATCAGGGTCCCTTCTAGGGCAATTCTCCCAAGGGGATCAGTACCCCCTAAGGCCTTGAGTCCCTCCCAGGGGATCAGGGCCCCACAAGCGGATTCGCCGCCTCCCCCCAAAGGCCATGAGACCCTTCCAAAGgatcaaggtcccttccaggggTTCAGAGTCCCTCTCAGGGGGTTGGGGTCCCTCCTAGGGCCGCCCCCCACAAGGGGATCAGTCCCCCCCAAGTCCATGAGTCCCTCGCAGGGGGTCGGGGTCCTCCTCAAGGCCACTCTCCCGGGGGCTCAGCCGCCCCAAGGCCGAGCTCGGGACTCCACAAGCCAGCAGAGCTCCCACTCCCCTCTATCTcccccccccatagcccccccccaaccccatcccagccccgccccgccccggccgcCGCGCGGCATTGTGGGATGAAACAGGATGTAGGCAGACCAGCGCGGGCGGACGgtgcggggctgcggggccgcgCGTCGGctcagccaatgggagcgcggcgTGCGGGGCGGCTCAGCCAATGGGGGCGCGGCAGCCCGAGCGCCGCAGCGGGCGGGGCGGTATTTGAgcgcggcgcggcggcggggcgCGAGCGCGCGGCGCGGGCAGCGCACGGCAACGGCCTCACCTtctgctccctctcctccttttccctctccttccctcctcctcctcctcctcggtgCCTCGCCCTCCAGGGGTGGCCCTGTCACTGTGAAGGTGAGCTTCGCCCTCCGCGGGGCAGGGCCGGCCGGGACCCGCGCCCCACCGGGCTCGGGGTGCGAGGGGGGCGGCCTCGGCGCGGGGTGTGAGGGGGAGAGGCGGCTCGTGGGGGGGTCGCGGTCCCCTCCGAGCCGCCTCCCGGCTTCGCCCGCAGCCGCCCCGGGCAAGGTCACCCCCGATGAAGGTCACTCCGGGCTCCGGCCTGCAGGAGCGGGTCCCCCGGCGCCCCCCTGGCCTGCGGCTCCTCAGCGGGGCCCCTCCTGCCGTggagcgggggcggcggggctgggCATCGTCCCCAGGCCCCGGACGGTCCCgcttggggctgggggtgggtcTCCGCTCCGTTTTCAGGCCGTGCCCTGTCCTTCTGAGGGAGTGGGAGAGTGCTGGGGTTTGGGCTTATCTCTGTCCCCGGGCTCCATCCCGTCCTGTTGGGAGCGTGCTTGGATTCTGGGGTTGGGTGTCGTTTCCATTCTTAGGCTCCATCCTGTCCTGCTGAAGGAGTGATTTGGCCTCATCACCATCCCCAGGGCTCTGCCCTGTCTTGCTTGGGGAGTGCTTGGGTGCTGAGGTTGGGTCTCGCTCCATTCTTAAGGCTCTGCCCTGCCCTGGTAGGGAAGCAGTGGGTGTTGGGCTTGGGCCTCGTTCCTGTCGTGCTGCGGGAGTGGTTGGGTTCTGGGGTTGGGCCTCATCCCTGTATTAGGGCTCCATcctgtcctgctgcaggagaGCTTGGGTGCTGGGCCTGGGCCTTGTCCCACTCTTAAAGCCCAGTCCTGCTGGTGGAGGTAAGGAGGTGGATGTAGCGGGGCTCGTGTCTCATCTCAATCCCCAAGCCTCATCTTGTCCTAGTAAGGGAGGGAGTGGGTGCTGAGCTTGAGCATCATCCCCCTCCTACAGCCGTATCCTGTCCTGCTGGGGGAGTGGTTAGGTGCTCTGCTTGGGCCTCATGCTCCTCCCAGGACCTCGCCTTGCCCTGATGAGGGAACGGTGGAGTGCTGTCTTGGGCTGAACGTCTCTCTTAAGGCCTCATCTTACTCTGGAGTGGCTGCTAGGGCCTATCCTGGCCTGGTTTGGGGAAAGgctggctgctggagctgtcCCCTTACACCTTCTGAGGCTCATCCTGTCCTGGGCTTTGTGGTTTTCCTCAGGGCCTGGCTTGGGTGGTGGCAGGGCCCTGAGGGTGAGCTTTGATCTTTTGGTTTATGGATAGGATGTGTGTGTGGGAATGAGCTGAGACTGGGGCCCTGCTCTGGGGTGTTGGGGTGGGTGGATGGGTGGTGCTCTGAGCTGCTCCCCACGCCACGGCAGGTGCAGGGAGACCCTCCCTCCAGCAGCGCAGCCGTCTGGCAGCTCCTGTCATGATGTGCCCATGAAGGATGCTGTGCCCTGGAGCAGTGCggtgctggggagggcaggCAGACCAGCGCCTGTGCATCTGCTGGAGGATGATGAGTTTTTTTCTATGGCGCTGTTGGCCCTCGGTAGCTCCGGCCTGCACTGAGATGCTCCCTGCCTAAACAATGAGGGAGGAAGAGGCTTTTTGCAGGTCACTCGGTATCTGATTATGTAATGGCAAATGCCCTCTGAACTCAAAATGCATTGGAGGTGTGCAAAGGCTTGATGAGTGTCAGAGCTTGCTCACCTTCTATCACTACAGAGGCTTTCCTGGAAGAATGACCCACAAGTAAATTCCTGCTACTTCCTTTTTCCTGAGGGCTGGGCCCCCAGAAGACTTCCAAGGGATTTATAGATTCCTGGATAAGTGAATCCAAATCTGCAGGCCATTGGTTGGGCTGTTCTGAGCCATGTCTTGTCCTGCCAGGGTGTCTGGGCCGCAGGCTAACACCCACCAGCTTAAACTGCAGCATGgaggagaacaacctccctggaagTGGCTTTTCCTGAGCTGTGGTAGGGGCACGTGCTCTCTGTTGGCGTTTGAGCTCAGTTCCTGTCATTCCTCCTGATGCTGTTAGTGTGTGTTAATAGCAGCGCTCTGTTAAATGTCGTATCTAGAATGTATAAATTAAGGCTGCAACAGAAATCTTGAACTGCAGGCAGAACGAAGAATTGAAGTATTGTAATCATAGGGCTACAATTATGTAACTGgattctctttctctctggaTAGCAGGCTCTGTTAATTGCTGTAACAAAGCTACTCCTTCAGTTTTCTGGGACTCTTCCAGGAAGCGATCATTGCAGCAGATTTTCTACGCTCCCCAACAGAGCTAAAAATGTGTAGTTTCACTAGTTCAAAACATGCTTGGTAGTATCACTCAAGACTTGCAGCACTGTAAAAGGATTTAGGAAACTTAATGGTGCTCTACAGGCTTAATTGGAGGCACTCCTTCCCATTAAGAAGCTTATTCCCACAAAGTTTTAATATGCTCTGGTAAGAGTGGCTGCTGAGGTGAGCTGCTGTGACTCCCCTCAGCGCACACCTCAGCTTGACAGGCTCCCAGGATAACATGTGCCTCCTGACTGGGCCTTGCATACTGCTCAGGAGCAGGTGGTCTGGTGCCTGGAATGGTTTTGGAGtgtcccctgcagcagcaggactgcACAGGGCTCCTTCCTTGCAGTATGTGTCATGGCCTCTGCTTGAGGAAAGCCTGCAGCCTTCAGGTTGCCCAATCCCTGTTTTCTCGGATAGTAGGAACTGCTGTGGAAACTCAACAATAGTGAACACTTCCCTGGAAATGCCATGGCAGATCTACATGTAAATGGCTTTAGTGACTGGTGTGGAACAGTTGAACTACCTCAGTTCCAGTGTACCACTCCAGTTCCTCAAAGGCTTGTTTTTAGGATCTGTGTTGTGGTTCACAGGCAGGAGTGGGAGAAGGAGGTTGCTTTGCTGGGTCCTAGCTGTGCCGGCTCTGTTGTGGGGCTTACTTCCCTGTTTCTAGGCTGCAGTGTGGTGCTAACCTGTTTCTGGCTTGTCAGACTGGCTTTGTCCCATGGGAACAGCTGAAGTCTGGGTTTCCGTGGCAAAGCAGCAGGAGGTGAGGGGATGGTGATAGGCTGAATGTGGAGCAACACTCCTTCCAGGCTAAACTAGCAGCAGTAACTAACTCCTGGCATGGGGTGGAATAAAAAGCATTGCTGCTAGCACTCTTCCAGAGCCTCCCTGCTGGAGACAGGCAGGCTGAGATAGATTGTTGCCAGGCTCTGAACAGATGATGCTCCAAACCGCTGGTGCACCTGGAAGACAAACTTGGCTGTAGCCTATTGATGTATAGGAGGTCTGTAGCTCTCTGCAGATCCTGTCTCCTCCCACAGAGTAAGCTTTTTCTGCATGTGTATAATGCAGGTGGTGATGTTGGACTCCGATGTAACCTCTAGACAGTACCAGTGCTCCAGCTGTAAGGGGCACTTCAGCCTGGGACTACTGTAGGCTACCCTGATAAAGCCACCCTTGCTGTAACAGGGGGTTTGTAGTATCGGCTTGTGACGCAGCCTGCCATAGAAAGGACAACCTCTGATGCACAGGAAGCTTCTCCTTTCCTGGGAAGGGATTAAAGGAATCTATGTTCTGCCTTAGGTTCACAATGTCTGACAGAAAGGCTGTGATCAAGAATGCGGACATGTCCGAGGACATGCAGCAGGATGCTGTAGACTGTGCTACACAGGCGATGGAGAAGTACAACATAGAAAAGGACATTGCAGCATATATAAAGAAGGTAACTATGGGATCAGGGGGCTGCTCTGGCTGAGACTTCCTGAAACTCTCAAGTATGCGTGCCTGTCGTGAGCCTGAGTGTCTGGGACTCCATACTTGTGTTTGAGGGGGACAAGATGCTTTCTTCTTGGCTTCTTTATTGCTGTTCCCAAGAGGATGGTGTGACTTCTCCAAGGTCAGTGTAGTGCTATGACAGAGCAAGGCCTAGTCTGTTGTTCTGAGCAAGCACCATGAGTGCTGTCCCTCTGGATTTGCCAGCCTAGAAAGAGCTGTCTACAGTCTCTCTTTAGGAGTTGCTCCACAGATGATGATGCTTGACTTGCAGTGCCAGTGTAGGCTGGGATTGCTCTGACCTTTCACTCAGTGACAACTGTGCATGCGTGTTTGTCTGCTGTGTTCCTGGTTTTGTGGGTGGTGTGGAGGAAGATGGGGTCTTGCACAGGCTGGCAGGGTTGtggaagctgctgctttaaAAGCACTGCCTTGGTTTGTGTGAAGATGTCTCCCCATTTACAGAGGCCATTAACTTAAGTCTCATGCTTTCATTGGTTCCCTCTGTAGCTGCTTCTCCAAAGGGCTGGGTGTGAAGTCCTTTTGAAGGGAGAAAGTGACTTCATAGTCAATGTAGTTCTGGGACACGGGCAGGCTTTTGGGCCTTGTTTGTAAACTGAGCTTGAATGTAAAGGATTCAAAGGTGTCTTCTTCTCAGATGACTTTGATCGGAGGCGAGACTTATCTCAAAGTGCTTGGGGCGATGCAGCCTGTAAAGTGTGTGCAACAGAAGGCATCCAAAATAGTTGGCCTTTTATTTCCTGAGTGTGTTGGGAGGAGGGAAGCAATTTGGTGCACCTTCATGCCCTGGCAAGAAAGCTTTCCTTTACTTCAAAGGATACTTGCAAAGAGCTCAAACTTTTACTGGTGTCTGAGGACTAACACTTGCTTTAATCTTTAGTGTGGAGTCTGTTCTGACTGTCTCAAGGGAGGGAAAGGTGTTCTCGCGAGTTGTGTATTAATTGGAGGAAGAGAAGTGGTTTCTAACCCTAACTTACCTGCTGAGTAGGAGTCTGACTACTAAGCCAGTATTCCGCTTGCTCACCTCTGACCTCTTGGGTCTTTATGTGCTGTCTGGCCTGTGAATTTGCCTGCTCATTTTCAATGCAGATTTTCACCCTTTTATGTGAAGAAGAGTCCCAGACAGCAGAAGCCAGGcttctcattccttttttttttttttttaggtgacCTTTAAGCTCAAATGCCTTGCTGGAGCAGACATGccaaaacctttttttattttttttgtgagtaGGCTTGGAATGGGAGAGGAGAAATACTCCTCCAAGCTGGCCTACACTCAGGGCTTGAATAACACTGTTCAAAGGAGAGCCTTTAGGTCTGCTCTTTCTGCTCAGGGCTGGTGTGTGCTCTAAGTCTCAGGAGATGATTTACTTGTGTTGGATCCTTCAAACAATCCAGTGGAGAGGTCTGGTTGTGTCAGTTGCTACCTTGATTAATACAATAGTGTCTTACAGTGGGAATGTAAAGATGCAGGTGGGAGGAAAGGCAATAGTGTGTGAACAGAACCAGCTATTAATTTGTGCTTAGAACTATTTTCATGTGGGCTTTCTTGGCCTTAAtgcctctcttctctttcttcaggaATTTGACAAGAAATACAACCCAACTTGGCACTGCATTGTTGGCAGAAACTTTGGCAGCTATGTAACACACGAGACAAAGCACTTCATCTATTTTTACTTGGGTCAGGTTGCAATTCTTCTCTTCAAATCTGGATAGGAAGTAGGAGCAAGTGAAATTTGGACTGTAATGCACTGATGGCTGAAGCCACGACTCCCTTTAACATGGCTATGCCGCTGCATGGACTGTATACTATATTTAATGTGTATATGTTGCAGTAAAAATCTACTTCTGTTTAGTTGCCTGGGAAGAAGGCGGCatttttttgttactgctttttttttggttgtatTGCACTAGGAAACCTGTAAATGCTTAAACAATGGCCTTTACGTGGGAAGAAATAAAACGATTCCACAACAGCTCCCTCAGTGGTAACTCCTTCTTTGAGGCTGGGAAAACTTCTTTGGGCAGGCCAAAAGACCTTGACTTCCTTACTGAATTTTATTAGACTGTTAAGAGGAGCAAAGCCAGTGTGAGCCTCTGTACCCACCCTGCAGACTGCAGAGAGCTGGCTCTCCCAGTAGCCTCAGTGCAGGTACTTAGACCTTCCCTGAAAGCTGGTGGGGTGGCTCTTGATTATGTGGCTTTCACACACAGGTTGAACTCCACCTCGGACTGTGACAAACAGACTTGCAGCTGGCACCCTTGGTGTTCTCTTTCAGTGCCCACCACTGTATTTTTGGCTCTGCTGAAACATTGACCTAGACTTGTAAGCAACTCAGCCTGGTCTAGAAGACTTCAACAAACATCCCCCCGAGTTGCTgcttgctgcagaaagcagcatcCTGTGGCTGAAGTCTTTAGACCCTGATACTGAGATCTAAAGCCACGTGGTCCATCCCTGAAATGGAGTAGGATATCAAATTGGTGACTACTGACAACAGCTCTATTTGGCACGTTCTTAGCCAGTTGTCTCAACACTGCCTTAACTTGATGCTCTCCTTAAAGCAAGCTAGTCATGTGGAAGACTTGTAAGTGGccactgtctcttttttttttattttctgtagctgATAAGCTATTTCTGGAGGTCTGTCCTCCATGTTCTGATATCTGCTTTTGTTCTTAAAGCACAGTACCAAGAAGTTAAATTTACATGTGATGTTTGTGTGAAGGAAACTCATGTGACATCTGCTTCAAAGGCAGACAAATGTCTTGGTCTCCAATAGGTTCAGCAGTGATGTTGTCTCTGTATGTACTGACTCTTGGATTACACTGCAGGAAGTTCTTTCTATCTGGGTGTGGAGAAATGCTGTGCAATGGCAAGTAAATACCTGGTGCTTGTCATAAGGTCTATTTATTGGTTTGCTAACTAATACATAGACAATATCACTGGGCTGGTGAGCCTAACTTGTTTGAGATGAATTTGGTGTTGGCAACAAGTCACTGCTGGGGGGAAGGGCAGAGTGAAGGGAGCTCTTGGTGATATGACTCAATGACCCAGGTTGACTACTTCCTGAAGTAAAAGTCCTTCTTGTCTCTGTGCAAAATCCAAAGTATGCCTAATTTTGTAATTGATAGAACAATGTTGTTACTAGAAAGAATGTAGCTGTCATAACTTCATGTTGATGGAAATGTCTGCACTGGGGTGATGTGCCTTGGACTGTCTGGGGCACTCTTGTGGTCTTGTCTGTTCAGAACTCTGCTCTGGATCTGACAggagaatgttttgggttttgttttttttttccaagcatgaGTCTAATGTGAACCTGTTCACGGTCTTTTGTGGAGCAAGATCTGTTCCCTTCATAACTGCAATGGCTCAAataccatttattttttttcaaacattaaaGGTGAATTGACACATTTAAACagcctctttcttcttctttgccaAGCAAAAACTGTGCCTGTCCAGAGGGTAGGCAGTGTGTTCTCTGCCCTGGGAGATGCTAACCCAAAGCAGGCAGGACTGCAGAGGGAGAAACTTGACCTGAAGCACTTATGTGGTCCATCTGTGCTACTGCTGACCTCCAGCCTGGCTCAAACACAGCCAGGAGGGGAGGGATCCAGGGGAGCGCATCCTGATGGGATGCTGCTCTGATCAATAACCTAGATACAGAGGCACCGGGGCTGACCTCTTAAGGACTTCAGACAAGCTGAGGTTGGTACAGCAGCTTTGGTCTTGGCTCCAAAGGTGAGATCTGAAACTCCTGTCCATTGGCTGAAGCTGATGTGTTTAGTACCCCTGGTCTGCAGGACCTTATAACCCCCTCAGCTCTTTTCTCCTGCTGCGATGTCATTTGGGGTTTGTGGCCTCTCTGATATTTTGGAAAAGCTGGGGGCTCTCCAGCATAATAGCCCTTTGGCATGAGAAAGGAGGGGAAGCTGAGCTGCCTCTGAAAGTGACTTGTGTTAGGCAGCTATAAAAGGAGTTAACCCCAGACTGCAGAGCAAGCAGCAGTGTGGCTCTAACATATCCAGCCTGCTATAACCTATACCTGGCAGTGCTGGAATTGCAGAGATGGGTGCTGccttggggagctgggggtgctgctccttcctcaaTACCCCTAGCCAGCCTTTGTGTTAGAAGGTAGTTGTAGGCCTTaagctccagctgtgctgggacTCTGGCCTGGCTAGGTCTGGGTTAACACTGTGGCtccaagaaaatgtttgcaGTCTTGTGGGGGCTGGGGAAGTAGAGCTGTGTTGAGCCCTTGGTCAAAGCAAGAGGCAGAGAAACCAGCTCCTGaatgccagctgctgctgcacaggagGCTGCTAATCCAAGCCTGAGGGAAAAGCTTTTCTAGCCTGAGTTCTGTCTGGGGGAAAGTGCCCCTTCCAGCTGTGTATCCAGTGACTGTGGTGCTGGTGTAAAATGGTCCCCAGTGTCATATGGAGGCCCTGGAGCTGATGCAAGTCAAAAGCAGGTTTGGTGCTTCCTTCAGTGTGTCACTTGC
This window harbors:
- the DYNLL2 gene encoding dynein light chain 2, cytoplasmic isoform X2, whose translation is MSDRKAVIKNADMSEDMQQDAVDCATQAMEKYNIEKDIAAYIKKEFDKKYNPTWHCIVGRNFGSYVTHETKHFIYFYLGQVAILLFKSG
- the DYNLL2 gene encoding dynein light chain 2, cytoplasmic isoform X1, yielding MFCLRFTMSDRKAVIKNADMSEDMQQDAVDCATQAMEKYNIEKDIAAYIKKEFDKKYNPTWHCIVGRNFGSYVTHETKHFIYFYLGQVAILLFKSG